The following proteins are co-located in the Betta splendens chromosome 9, fBetSpl5.4, whole genome shotgun sequence genome:
- the hip1rb gene encoding huntingtin interacting protein 1 related b isoform X2, translating into MNSIRQVPTRVKSRRTEANLGAEREHFDKQQLSSISKAITSTETPVKEKHARRIILGTHREKGAYTFWSYALGFPLASSSILSWKFCHVLHKVLRDGHKNVLQDCMRHHSSLVEVGTLWANLHDKYGQLVALYTKLLCTKMEFHVKHAEIPPNLEATDEVLERTAGTDINNVFQLSVEVFDYMDSELRLAETVIRQLNTSIAISTLTSGQCRLSPLIQVIQDCSPLYHFTVKLLFKLHSCLPADTLQGHRERFHDQFHSLKTFFNKARDMMYFKRLIQIPRLPDSPPNFLHAASLAKHVRPVVVIPDEDEPEPDDDDEPEPLIEVSEASTSSLQVQPQPDIFDQTFGPPNGGFDDRDLQIEGLKRDLEMLRAELERVKLEAQRYVTQLRSQINSLEAELEEQRAQKQRALVENEQLRMELAAISRRNAENEDLQTTFIEAEKKAQATEQRYTKLKEKHTELVASHAELLRRSADTVKMLSATQQNQEEVERTKQQLSFEVDRIKHEADMKLEEQRFEVEKLKRELEEKLAEVTRMKSNLQSSETTSDHLKSSLTALQAEKERVMRSVSEKEAELSSLRQAAQVQQSSLQQERDRSSRELGELQGKLREKANQEEQLKQKLLEEQFALLQGTVAEAEKIIKDAVAKLDDPLHIRCTSSPDYLVSRAEAALGSIDKVKKGHADYLTNMRDAGGLLRALTQFSHLAADTIINGSATAHMAPTDHADRLTENCRSCASESIQYLNNLKSKLSLQRADPASVRIIIQKILHLGQELRPKSMDVRQDELGDLVDKEMAATSAAIEEAVRRIDEMMNQARKDTTGVKLEVNERILFSCTDLMKAIRMLVIASTDLQKEIVEGGRGAASIKEFYARNSRWTEGLISAAKAVGWGATEMVESADKVVLHTGKYEELIVCSHEIAASTAQLVAASKVKADRNSKKLSVLQQASRQVNEMAAKVVASTKTGQENLEEKDTMDFSGLSLIKLRKEEMESQVKVLELESQLENERLRLGELRKKHYDLAGVPLDEVVEGNGETSLQANLASMSPKVTKPALMKKPALANKPNIPPKVTFK; encoded by the exons CTGAGCAGCATCAGCAAAGCAATCACCTCCACGGAGACGCCCGTGAAGGAGAAGCATGCGCGAC GAATCATCCTGGGGACCCACCGGGAGAAGGGAGCCTACACCTTCTGGTCCTACGCTCTGGGCTTCCCTCtggccagcagctccatcctcaGCTGGAAGTTCTGCCACGTACTGCACAAAGTCCTTCGGGACGGACACAAAAAT GTTCTACAAGACTGCATGAGACATCACAGTTCCCTGGTTGAAGTTGGGACACTATGG GCCAATCTCCACGACAAATACGGGCAGCTGGTGGCTCTCTACACCAAGCTGCTCTGCACCAAAATGGAATTTCATGTCAAG CACGCGGAAATCCCACCGAACTTGGAGGCAACTGATGAAGTCCTGGAGCGCACTGCAGGGACAGACATTAATAATGT GTTCCAGCTCTCAGTGGAGGTGTTCGATTACATGGACTCAGAGCTGCGGCTGGCTGAGACAG TGATTCGACAGCTCAACACATCCATCGCCATCTCCACTCTCACGTCGGGACAGTGTCGCCTGTCTCCGCTCATCCAGGTTATCCAGGACTGCAGCCCCCTCTACCACTTCACCGTCAAGCTGCTGTTTAAGCTGCATTCCT GTCTGCCTGCTGACACCCTACAAGGACACCGTGAACGTTTCCACGACCAGTTCCACAG CCTCAAGACTTTCTTCAACAAAGCTCGAGACATGATGTACTTCAAGAGACTGATCCAGATCCCCAGACTTCCAGAT tcCCCACCTAACTTCCTGCACGCTGCCTCACTGGCCAAGCATGTGAGGCCGGTGGTGGTCATCCCCGACGAGGACGAGCCGGAGCCAGACGACGACGACGAACCCGAGCCGCTCATCGAGGTCAGCGAGGCGTCCACGTCCAGCCTACAGGTGCAGCCACAG CCCGACATATTTGATCAGACATTTGGACCACCGAACGGAGGCTTCGATGACCG AGATCTGCAGATCGAGGGCCTGAAGCGGGACCTGGAGATGTTGAGGGCCGAGCTTGAGAGAGTGAAACTGGAG GCCCAGCGCTACGttacccagctcaggtcccagATCAACAgtctggaggcagagctggaggagcagcgagcgcAGAAGCAGCGCGCTCTTGTGGAGAACGAGCAGCTGCGCATGGAGCTGGCGGCCATCAGTCGCCGAAACGCAGAGAACGAGGACCTGCAGACCACCTTCATAGAGGCGGAAA AGAAGGCGCAGGCCACTGAGCAGCGGTACAcgaagctgaaggagaagcacaCGGAGCTGGTGGCCAGCCACGCTGAACTCCTCCGGAGG AGCGCAGACACCGTTAAGATGCTGTCAGCAactcagcagaaccaggaggaaGTGGAAAGGACCAAACAGCAGCTGTCGTTTGAGGTCGATCGCATTAAACACGAGGCCGACATGAAG ctggAAGAGCAGAGGTTTGaggtggagaagctgaagagggagctggaggagaagctggcagAAGTGACCCGCATGAAGTCAAATCTGCAGAGCAGCGAGACG ACGTCGGACCACTTGAAGAGCTCGCTGACGGCTCTGCAGGCGGAGAAGGAGCGCGTGATGCGGTCCGTGAGCGAGAAGGAGGCCGAGCTGTCGTCGCTGCGCCAGGCCGCACAGGTGCAGCAGTCGTCGCTCCAGCAGGAGCgcgacaggagcagcagggagcTGGGAGAGCTGCAGGGCAAACTGAGGGAGAAG gcgaatcaggaggagcagctgaagcagaagctcCTGGAGGAGCAGTTTGCTTTGCTGCAGGGCACCGTCGCCGAAGCCGAGAAGATCATCAAAGACGCCGTCGCCAAGCTGGACGATCCGCTTCATATACGCTGCACTAGCTCGCCAG ATTACCTTGTGAGTCGTGCAGAGGCAGCGCTGGGCTCCATCGATAAAGTGAAGAAGGGCCACGCAGACTATCTGACTAACATGAGGG ATGCTGGAGGGCTGCTGAGGGCTCTGACCCAGTTCTCCCACTTGGCTGCAGATACAATTATTAACGGCAGCGCGACGGCACACATGGCACCCACAGACCACGCAGACC GACTCACGGAGAATTGCAGAAGCTGTGCCTCTGAGAGTATTCAGTACTTGAACAACCTGAAATCCAAGCTGTCGCTCCAGAGGGCAGACCCAGCCTCTGTTCGCATAATCATTCAAAAGATCCTGCACCTGGGACAG GAGCTGCGGCCAAAAAGCATGGACGTCCGTCAGGACGAGCTGGGAGACCTGGTGGACAAAGAAATGGCTGCCACATCAGCAGCTATTGAGGAGGCAGTCCGCAGGATTGAT gAAATGATGAATCAAGCACGAAAGGACACAACAGGAGTTAAACTGGAGGTCAATGAAAG GATCCTCTTCAGCTGCACAGACCTGATGAAG GCCATCCGCATGCTGGTTATAGCATCTACAGACTTGCAAAAGGAGATTGTCGAGGGCGGGAGG GGAGCCGCCAGCATTAAGGAGTTCTATGCCAGAAACTCTCGCTGGACAGAGGGACTCATATCTGCTGCCAAGGCTGTGGGATGGGGAGCCACCGAGATGGT AGAGTCTGCCGATAAGGTGGTGCTGCACACGGGCAAATACGAGGAGTTGATTGTCTGCTCGCACGAGATTGCTGCTAGCACCGCACAGCTGGTCGCGGCCTCCAAG GTTAAGGCGGATCGCAACAGCAAGAAGCTGTCAGTTCTTCAGCAGGCGTCTCGCCAGGTGAACGAGATGGCTGCTAAAGTGGTGGCCTCGACGAAGACGGGCCAGGAGAACCTGGAGGAAAAAG ACACTATGGACTTCTCTGGGCTGTCCCTCATCAAGTTaagaaaagaagaaatggaGTCACAG GTCAAAGTACTGGAATTGGAAAGTCAGTTGGAGAACGAGCGCCTGCGTTTGGGCGAGCTGAGGAAGAAGCACTACGACTTGGCCGGAGTTCCTCTGGACGAGGTGGTTGAGGGGAATGGAGAAACCTCCCTGCAGGCCAACCTGGCGTCCATGTCCCCAAAGGTCACCAAGCCTGCGCTCATGAAGAAGCCTGCTCTGGCCAACAAACCCAACATCCCGCCCAAAGTCACA TTCAAATGA
- the hip1rb gene encoding huntingtin interacting protein 1 related b isoform X3 has product MDALLKSKDDKLSSISKAITSTETPVKEKHARRIILGTHREKGAYTFWSYALGFPLASSSILSWKFCHVLHKVLRDGHKNVLQDCMRHHSSLVEVGTLWANLHDKYGQLVALYTKLLCTKMEFHVKHAEIPPNLEATDEVLERTAGTDINNVFQLSVEVFDYMDSELRLAETVIRQLNTSIAISTLTSGQCRLSPLIQVIQDCSPLYHFTVKLLFKLHSCLPADTLQGHRERFHDQFHSLKTFFNKARDMMYFKRLIQIPRLPDSPPNFLHAASLAKHVRPVVVIPDEDEPEPDDDDEPEPLIEVSEASTSSLQVQPQPDIFDQTFGPPNGGFDDRDLQIEGLKRDLEMLRAELERVKLEAQRYVTQLRSQINSLEAELEEQRAQKQRALVENEQLRMELAAISRRNAENEDLQTTFIEAEKKAQATEQRYTKLKEKHTELVASHAELLRRSADTVKMLSATQQNQEEVERTKQQLSFEVDRIKHEADMKLEEQRFEVEKLKRELEEKLAEVTRMKSNLQSSETTSDHLKSSLTALQAEKERVMRSVSEKEAELSSLRQAAQVQQSSLQQERDRSSRELGELQGKLREKANQEEQLKQKLLEEQFALLQGTVAEAEKIIKDAVAKLDDPLHIRCTSSPDYLVSRAEAALGSIDKVKKGHADYLTNMRDAGGLLRALTQFSHLAADTIINGSATAHMAPTDHADRLTENCRSCASESIQYLNNLKSKLSLQRADPASVRIIIQKILHLGQELRPKSMDVRQDELGDLVDKEMAATSAAIEEAVRRIDEMMNQARKDTTGVKLEVNERILFSCTDLMKAIRMLVIASTDLQKEIVEGGRGAASIKEFYARNSRWTEGLISAAKAVGWGATEMVESADKVVLHTGKYEELIVCSHEIAASTAQLVAASKVKADRNSKKLSVLQQASRQVNEMAAKVVASTKTGQENLEEKDTMDFSGLSLIKLRKEEMESQVKVLELESQLENERLRLGELRKKHYDLAGVPLDEVVEGNGETSLQANLASMSPKVTKPALMKKPALANKPNIPPKVTFK; this is encoded by the exons CTGAGCAGCATCAGCAAAGCAATCACCTCCACGGAGACGCCCGTGAAGGAGAAGCATGCGCGAC GAATCATCCTGGGGACCCACCGGGAGAAGGGAGCCTACACCTTCTGGTCCTACGCTCTGGGCTTCCCTCtggccagcagctccatcctcaGCTGGAAGTTCTGCCACGTACTGCACAAAGTCCTTCGGGACGGACACAAAAAT GTTCTACAAGACTGCATGAGACATCACAGTTCCCTGGTTGAAGTTGGGACACTATGG GCCAATCTCCACGACAAATACGGGCAGCTGGTGGCTCTCTACACCAAGCTGCTCTGCACCAAAATGGAATTTCATGTCAAG CACGCGGAAATCCCACCGAACTTGGAGGCAACTGATGAAGTCCTGGAGCGCACTGCAGGGACAGACATTAATAATGT GTTCCAGCTCTCAGTGGAGGTGTTCGATTACATGGACTCAGAGCTGCGGCTGGCTGAGACAG TGATTCGACAGCTCAACACATCCATCGCCATCTCCACTCTCACGTCGGGACAGTGTCGCCTGTCTCCGCTCATCCAGGTTATCCAGGACTGCAGCCCCCTCTACCACTTCACCGTCAAGCTGCTGTTTAAGCTGCATTCCT GTCTGCCTGCTGACACCCTACAAGGACACCGTGAACGTTTCCACGACCAGTTCCACAG CCTCAAGACTTTCTTCAACAAAGCTCGAGACATGATGTACTTCAAGAGACTGATCCAGATCCCCAGACTTCCAGAT tcCCCACCTAACTTCCTGCACGCTGCCTCACTGGCCAAGCATGTGAGGCCGGTGGTGGTCATCCCCGACGAGGACGAGCCGGAGCCAGACGACGACGACGAACCCGAGCCGCTCATCGAGGTCAGCGAGGCGTCCACGTCCAGCCTACAGGTGCAGCCACAG CCCGACATATTTGATCAGACATTTGGACCACCGAACGGAGGCTTCGATGACCG AGATCTGCAGATCGAGGGCCTGAAGCGGGACCTGGAGATGTTGAGGGCCGAGCTTGAGAGAGTGAAACTGGAG GCCCAGCGCTACGttacccagctcaggtcccagATCAACAgtctggaggcagagctggaggagcagcgagcgcAGAAGCAGCGCGCTCTTGTGGAGAACGAGCAGCTGCGCATGGAGCTGGCGGCCATCAGTCGCCGAAACGCAGAGAACGAGGACCTGCAGACCACCTTCATAGAGGCGGAAA AGAAGGCGCAGGCCACTGAGCAGCGGTACAcgaagctgaaggagaagcacaCGGAGCTGGTGGCCAGCCACGCTGAACTCCTCCGGAGG AGCGCAGACACCGTTAAGATGCTGTCAGCAactcagcagaaccaggaggaaGTGGAAAGGACCAAACAGCAGCTGTCGTTTGAGGTCGATCGCATTAAACACGAGGCCGACATGAAG ctggAAGAGCAGAGGTTTGaggtggagaagctgaagagggagctggaggagaagctggcagAAGTGACCCGCATGAAGTCAAATCTGCAGAGCAGCGAGACG ACGTCGGACCACTTGAAGAGCTCGCTGACGGCTCTGCAGGCGGAGAAGGAGCGCGTGATGCGGTCCGTGAGCGAGAAGGAGGCCGAGCTGTCGTCGCTGCGCCAGGCCGCACAGGTGCAGCAGTCGTCGCTCCAGCAGGAGCgcgacaggagcagcagggagcTGGGAGAGCTGCAGGGCAAACTGAGGGAGAAG gcgaatcaggaggagcagctgaagcagaagctcCTGGAGGAGCAGTTTGCTTTGCTGCAGGGCACCGTCGCCGAAGCCGAGAAGATCATCAAAGACGCCGTCGCCAAGCTGGACGATCCGCTTCATATACGCTGCACTAGCTCGCCAG ATTACCTTGTGAGTCGTGCAGAGGCAGCGCTGGGCTCCATCGATAAAGTGAAGAAGGGCCACGCAGACTATCTGACTAACATGAGGG ATGCTGGAGGGCTGCTGAGGGCTCTGACCCAGTTCTCCCACTTGGCTGCAGATACAATTATTAACGGCAGCGCGACGGCACACATGGCACCCACAGACCACGCAGACC GACTCACGGAGAATTGCAGAAGCTGTGCCTCTGAGAGTATTCAGTACTTGAACAACCTGAAATCCAAGCTGTCGCTCCAGAGGGCAGACCCAGCCTCTGTTCGCATAATCATTCAAAAGATCCTGCACCTGGGACAG GAGCTGCGGCCAAAAAGCATGGACGTCCGTCAGGACGAGCTGGGAGACCTGGTGGACAAAGAAATGGCTGCCACATCAGCAGCTATTGAGGAGGCAGTCCGCAGGATTGAT gAAATGATGAATCAAGCACGAAAGGACACAACAGGAGTTAAACTGGAGGTCAATGAAAG GATCCTCTTCAGCTGCACAGACCTGATGAAG GCCATCCGCATGCTGGTTATAGCATCTACAGACTTGCAAAAGGAGATTGTCGAGGGCGGGAGG GGAGCCGCCAGCATTAAGGAGTTCTATGCCAGAAACTCTCGCTGGACAGAGGGACTCATATCTGCTGCCAAGGCTGTGGGATGGGGAGCCACCGAGATGGT AGAGTCTGCCGATAAGGTGGTGCTGCACACGGGCAAATACGAGGAGTTGATTGTCTGCTCGCACGAGATTGCTGCTAGCACCGCACAGCTGGTCGCGGCCTCCAAG GTTAAGGCGGATCGCAACAGCAAGAAGCTGTCAGTTCTTCAGCAGGCGTCTCGCCAGGTGAACGAGATGGCTGCTAAAGTGGTGGCCTCGACGAAGACGGGCCAGGAGAACCTGGAGGAAAAAG ACACTATGGACTTCTCTGGGCTGTCCCTCATCAAGTTaagaaaagaagaaatggaGTCACAG GTCAAAGTACTGGAATTGGAAAGTCAGTTGGAGAACGAGCGCCTGCGTTTGGGCGAGCTGAGGAAGAAGCACTACGACTTGGCCGGAGTTCCTCTGGACGAGGTGGTTGAGGGGAATGGAGAAACCTCCCTGCAGGCCAACCTGGCGTCCATGTCCCCAAAGGTCACCAAGCCTGCGCTCATGAAGAAGCCTGCTCTGGCCAACAAACCCAACATCCCGCCCAAAGTCACA TTCAAATGA
- the hip1rb gene encoding huntingtin interacting protein 1 related b isoform X1 gives MSACLELLDQIALSVNSLDCTGLTVSRDLKEAVPLSSISKAITSTETPVKEKHARRIILGTHREKGAYTFWSYALGFPLASSSILSWKFCHVLHKVLRDGHKNVLQDCMRHHSSLVEVGTLWANLHDKYGQLVALYTKLLCTKMEFHVKHAEIPPNLEATDEVLERTAGTDINNVFQLSVEVFDYMDSELRLAETVIRQLNTSIAISTLTSGQCRLSPLIQVIQDCSPLYHFTVKLLFKLHSCLPADTLQGHRERFHDQFHSLKTFFNKARDMMYFKRLIQIPRLPDSPPNFLHAASLAKHVRPVVVIPDEDEPEPDDDDEPEPLIEVSEASTSSLQVQPQPDIFDQTFGPPNGGFDDRDLQIEGLKRDLEMLRAELERVKLEAQRYVTQLRSQINSLEAELEEQRAQKQRALVENEQLRMELAAISRRNAENEDLQTTFIEAEKKAQATEQRYTKLKEKHTELVASHAELLRRSADTVKMLSATQQNQEEVERTKQQLSFEVDRIKHEADMKLEEQRFEVEKLKRELEEKLAEVTRMKSNLQSSETTSDHLKSSLTALQAEKERVMRSVSEKEAELSSLRQAAQVQQSSLQQERDRSSRELGELQGKLREKANQEEQLKQKLLEEQFALLQGTVAEAEKIIKDAVAKLDDPLHIRCTSSPDYLVSRAEAALGSIDKVKKGHADYLTNMRDAGGLLRALTQFSHLAADTIINGSATAHMAPTDHADRLTENCRSCASESIQYLNNLKSKLSLQRADPASVRIIIQKILHLGQELRPKSMDVRQDELGDLVDKEMAATSAAIEEAVRRIDEMMNQARKDTTGVKLEVNERILFSCTDLMKAIRMLVIASTDLQKEIVEGGRGAASIKEFYARNSRWTEGLISAAKAVGWGATEMVESADKVVLHTGKYEELIVCSHEIAASTAQLVAASKVKADRNSKKLSVLQQASRQVNEMAAKVVASTKTGQENLEEKDTMDFSGLSLIKLRKEEMESQVKVLELESQLENERLRLGELRKKHYDLAGVPLDEVVEGNGETSLQANLASMSPKVTKPALMKKPALANKPNIPPKVTFK, from the exons CTGAGCAGCATCAGCAAAGCAATCACCTCCACGGAGACGCCCGTGAAGGAGAAGCATGCGCGAC GAATCATCCTGGGGACCCACCGGGAGAAGGGAGCCTACACCTTCTGGTCCTACGCTCTGGGCTTCCCTCtggccagcagctccatcctcaGCTGGAAGTTCTGCCACGTACTGCACAAAGTCCTTCGGGACGGACACAAAAAT GTTCTACAAGACTGCATGAGACATCACAGTTCCCTGGTTGAAGTTGGGACACTATGG GCCAATCTCCACGACAAATACGGGCAGCTGGTGGCTCTCTACACCAAGCTGCTCTGCACCAAAATGGAATTTCATGTCAAG CACGCGGAAATCCCACCGAACTTGGAGGCAACTGATGAAGTCCTGGAGCGCACTGCAGGGACAGACATTAATAATGT GTTCCAGCTCTCAGTGGAGGTGTTCGATTACATGGACTCAGAGCTGCGGCTGGCTGAGACAG TGATTCGACAGCTCAACACATCCATCGCCATCTCCACTCTCACGTCGGGACAGTGTCGCCTGTCTCCGCTCATCCAGGTTATCCAGGACTGCAGCCCCCTCTACCACTTCACCGTCAAGCTGCTGTTTAAGCTGCATTCCT GTCTGCCTGCTGACACCCTACAAGGACACCGTGAACGTTTCCACGACCAGTTCCACAG CCTCAAGACTTTCTTCAACAAAGCTCGAGACATGATGTACTTCAAGAGACTGATCCAGATCCCCAGACTTCCAGAT tcCCCACCTAACTTCCTGCACGCTGCCTCACTGGCCAAGCATGTGAGGCCGGTGGTGGTCATCCCCGACGAGGACGAGCCGGAGCCAGACGACGACGACGAACCCGAGCCGCTCATCGAGGTCAGCGAGGCGTCCACGTCCAGCCTACAGGTGCAGCCACAG CCCGACATATTTGATCAGACATTTGGACCACCGAACGGAGGCTTCGATGACCG AGATCTGCAGATCGAGGGCCTGAAGCGGGACCTGGAGATGTTGAGGGCCGAGCTTGAGAGAGTGAAACTGGAG GCCCAGCGCTACGttacccagctcaggtcccagATCAACAgtctggaggcagagctggaggagcagcgagcgcAGAAGCAGCGCGCTCTTGTGGAGAACGAGCAGCTGCGCATGGAGCTGGCGGCCATCAGTCGCCGAAACGCAGAGAACGAGGACCTGCAGACCACCTTCATAGAGGCGGAAA AGAAGGCGCAGGCCACTGAGCAGCGGTACAcgaagctgaaggagaagcacaCGGAGCTGGTGGCCAGCCACGCTGAACTCCTCCGGAGG AGCGCAGACACCGTTAAGATGCTGTCAGCAactcagcagaaccaggaggaaGTGGAAAGGACCAAACAGCAGCTGTCGTTTGAGGTCGATCGCATTAAACACGAGGCCGACATGAAG ctggAAGAGCAGAGGTTTGaggtggagaagctgaagagggagctggaggagaagctggcagAAGTGACCCGCATGAAGTCAAATCTGCAGAGCAGCGAGACG ACGTCGGACCACTTGAAGAGCTCGCTGACGGCTCTGCAGGCGGAGAAGGAGCGCGTGATGCGGTCCGTGAGCGAGAAGGAGGCCGAGCTGTCGTCGCTGCGCCAGGCCGCACAGGTGCAGCAGTCGTCGCTCCAGCAGGAGCgcgacaggagcagcagggagcTGGGAGAGCTGCAGGGCAAACTGAGGGAGAAG gcgaatcaggaggagcagctgaagcagaagctcCTGGAGGAGCAGTTTGCTTTGCTGCAGGGCACCGTCGCCGAAGCCGAGAAGATCATCAAAGACGCCGTCGCCAAGCTGGACGATCCGCTTCATATACGCTGCACTAGCTCGCCAG ATTACCTTGTGAGTCGTGCAGAGGCAGCGCTGGGCTCCATCGATAAAGTGAAGAAGGGCCACGCAGACTATCTGACTAACATGAGGG ATGCTGGAGGGCTGCTGAGGGCTCTGACCCAGTTCTCCCACTTGGCTGCAGATACAATTATTAACGGCAGCGCGACGGCACACATGGCACCCACAGACCACGCAGACC GACTCACGGAGAATTGCAGAAGCTGTGCCTCTGAGAGTATTCAGTACTTGAACAACCTGAAATCCAAGCTGTCGCTCCAGAGGGCAGACCCAGCCTCTGTTCGCATAATCATTCAAAAGATCCTGCACCTGGGACAG GAGCTGCGGCCAAAAAGCATGGACGTCCGTCAGGACGAGCTGGGAGACCTGGTGGACAAAGAAATGGCTGCCACATCAGCAGCTATTGAGGAGGCAGTCCGCAGGATTGAT gAAATGATGAATCAAGCACGAAAGGACACAACAGGAGTTAAACTGGAGGTCAATGAAAG GATCCTCTTCAGCTGCACAGACCTGATGAAG GCCATCCGCATGCTGGTTATAGCATCTACAGACTTGCAAAAGGAGATTGTCGAGGGCGGGAGG GGAGCCGCCAGCATTAAGGAGTTCTATGCCAGAAACTCTCGCTGGACAGAGGGACTCATATCTGCTGCCAAGGCTGTGGGATGGGGAGCCACCGAGATGGT AGAGTCTGCCGATAAGGTGGTGCTGCACACGGGCAAATACGAGGAGTTGATTGTCTGCTCGCACGAGATTGCTGCTAGCACCGCACAGCTGGTCGCGGCCTCCAAG GTTAAGGCGGATCGCAACAGCAAGAAGCTGTCAGTTCTTCAGCAGGCGTCTCGCCAGGTGAACGAGATGGCTGCTAAAGTGGTGGCCTCGACGAAGACGGGCCAGGAGAACCTGGAGGAAAAAG ACACTATGGACTTCTCTGGGCTGTCCCTCATCAAGTTaagaaaagaagaaatggaGTCACAG GTCAAAGTACTGGAATTGGAAAGTCAGTTGGAGAACGAGCGCCTGCGTTTGGGCGAGCTGAGGAAGAAGCACTACGACTTGGCCGGAGTTCCTCTGGACGAGGTGGTTGAGGGGAATGGAGAAACCTCCCTGCAGGCCAACCTGGCGTCCATGTCCCCAAAGGTCACCAAGCCTGCGCTCATGAAGAAGCCTGCTCTGGCCAACAAACCCAACATCCCGCCCAAAGTCACA TTCAAATGA